The proteins below are encoded in one region of Brassica napus cultivar Da-Ae chromosome A6, Da-Ae, whole genome shotgun sequence:
- the LOC106349331 gene encoding probable pre-mRNA-splicing factor ATP-dependent RNA helicase DEAH5 — protein sequence MEKKELNKLNHLSLVSNICNELETHLGQAPKDLAEYIIHLGRNSETADELDKKLKKDGAELPDYFVRSLLTVIHGIYPPQPKSDDVEEDGGEKERFKGLAIRDTKDKVKELEKEIEREAQERQREEDRNRRGSGRDRDRDDRRDRYGDGDDRRSDRHRGRDRGDDRGDRHRGRSRGDDEGGEGRSDRRRDRGAQDEYTGANEPELYQVYKGRVTRVMDSGCFVQFDRFRGKEGLVHVSQMATRRVDRAESVVKRDMEVYVKVVSIKEGGKYSLSMKDVDQNTGRDLIPLKKPSDDDDLGRSNPSYRTKDGQVTKTGISGIRIVEESNVAPSRRPLKKMSSPERWEAKQLIAAGALKASEFPDYDEDGDGMLYQEEGAEEELEIEMNEEEPAFLQGQTRYSVDMSPVKIFKNPEGSLSRAAALQSALTKERREMREQQQRTMLDSIPKDLNRPWEDPMPETGERHLAQELRGVGLSAYDMPEWKKDAFGKTPTFGQRSKLSIQEQRESLPIYKLKKELIQAVHDNQVLVVIGETGSGKTTQVTQYLAEAGYTTKGKIGCTQPRRVAAMSVAKRVAEEFGCRLGEEVGYAIRFEDCTGPDTVIKYMTDGMLLREILIDENLSQYSVIMLDEAHERTIHTDVLFGLLKKLLKRRLDLRLIVTSATLDAEKFSGYFFNCNIFTIPGRTFPVEILYTKQPESDYLDAALITVLQIHLTEPEGDILLFLTGQEEIDSACQSLYERMKNLGKNVPELIILPVYSALPSEMQSRIFDPPPPGTRKVVVATNIAEASLTIDGIYYVVDPGFAKQNVYNPKQGLESLVITPISQASAKQRAGRAGRTGPGKCYRLYTESAYRNEMPPTSIPEIQRINLGMTTLTMKAMGINDLLSFDFMDPPQPQALISAMEQLYSLGALDEEGLLTKLGRKMAEFPLEPPLSKMLLASVDLGCSDEILTMIAMIQTGNIFYRPREKQAQADQKRAKFFQPEGDHLTLLAVYEAWKAKNFSGPWCFENFIQSRSLRRAQDVRKQLLSIMDKYKLDVVSAGKNFTKIRKAITAGFFFHGARKDPQEGYRTLVENQPVYIHPSSALFQRQPDWVIYHDLVMTTKEYMREVTVIDPKWLVELAPRFFKVADPTHMSKRKRQERIEPLYDRYHEPNSWRLSKRRA from the exons ATggagaagaaggagctgaacaAGCTAAACCATCTCTCTCTCGTCTCCAACATCTGCAACGAATTGGAGACGCATCTAGGTCAAGCGCCGAAGGATCTGGCCGAGTACATCATCCATCTCGGCCGCAACTCCGAAACCGCCGACGAACTcgacaagaagctgaagaaggaCGGCGCGGAGCTTCCTGATTATTTCGTCCGCTCGCTGTTAACCGTAATCCACGGGATCTACCCTCCGCAGCCGAAGTCCGACGATGTAGAAGAAGATGGCGGCGAAAAAGAGAGATTCAAAGGCTTGGCGATTAGGGATACTAAGGATAAGGTCAAGGAGCTCGAGAAGGAGATTGAGAGGGAGGCTCAGGAGAGGCAGAGAGAGGAGGATCGGAACCGGAGAGGTTCCGGTAGGGATAGGGATCGAGATGATAGAAGGGATCGGTATGGAGATGGTGATGATAGAAGAAGTGATAGGCATAGGGGAAGAGACCGTGGAGATGATAGAGGTGATAGGCATAGGGGGAGATCACGTGGCGATGATGAaggaggagaaggaagaagTGATAGGCGTAGAGATCGAGGTGCGCAGGATGAGTACACTGGTGCGAATGAGCCTGAGTTGTATCAGGTATACAAAGGTAGAGTGACTAGGGTGATGGACTCTGGCTGCTTTGTTCAGTTTGATAGGTTTAGAGGGAAAGAAGGTTTAGTCCATGTTTCTCAGATGGCTACTAGAAGGGTTGATAGAGCTGAGAGTGTGGTGAAGCGGGATATGGAAGTTTATGTTAAAGTTGTATCTATTAAAGAGGGTGGTAAGTATAGTCTTTCTATGAAGGACGTTGATCAGAACACGGGGAGAGACTTGATCCCGCTGAAGAAGCCttcagatgatgatgatttagGGAGGAGTAATCCGTCGTATAGAACAAAGGATGGGCAAGTCACCAAGACTGGGATTTCAGGGATTCGGATTGTTGAGGAGAGTAATGTCGCGCCTTCACGTAGGCCACTGAAGAAGATGAGCTCCCCTGAGAGATGGGAAGCGAAACAGCTCATTGCTGCTGGTGCTTTGAAAGCGAGTGAGTTTCCTGATTATGATGAGGATGGAGATGGGATGCTTTATCAGGAGGAAGGTGCTGAAGAAGAACTTGAGATTGAGATGAATGAAGAAGAACCTGCTTTTTTACAAGGGCAAACCAGGTACTCTGTGGACATGTCTCCGGTTAAGATCTTCAAAAATCCAGAAGGTTCCTTGAGTCGTGCTGCTGCACTTCAGTCTGCGCTTACCAAGGAGAGGAGGGAAATGAGGGAACAGCAGCAGAGAACGATGCTTGACTCCATCCCCAAGGATCTGAATCGTCCTTGGGAAGACCCGATGCCTGAAACTGGTGAAAGGCATCTTGCTCAGGAGCTGAGAGGTGTCGGTTTATCTGCTTATGACATGCCTGAGTGGAAGAAGGATGCTTTTGGGAAGACTCCAACTTTTGGACAAAGATCAAAGCTTTCTATCCAGGAGCAAAGGGAGAGCCTTCCTATATACAAGCTGAAGAAGGAGCTGATACAGGCTGTGCACGATAATCAAGTTTTAGTGGTCATTGGTGAGACTGGGTCAGGGAAGACAACGCAGGTGACTCAGTACCTTGCAGAAGCAGGTTACACAACGAAAGGAAAGATTGGATGTACTCAGCCTCGTAGGGTCGCTGCAATGTCTGTTGCAAAGAGAGTTGCTGAGGAGTTTGGTTGTCGTTTGGGAGAGGAAGTAGGATATGCAATTCGGTTTGAAGATTGTACCGGACCAGATACGGTGATCAAGTACATGACTGATGGTATGCTTCTAAGGGAGATTCTGATTGATGAAAACCTCTCTCAGTACTCTGTTATAATGCTTGATGAAGCTCATGAGAGGACAATTCACACTGACGTGTTGTTTGGTCTTCTAAAGAAGCTGTTGAAACGCAGGCTTGACCTTCGTCTGATTGTCACATCCGCCACATTGGATGCAGAGAAATTCTCTGGGTATTTCTTCAACTGCAACATCTTTACAATCCCTGGAAGAACCTTCCCTGTAGAGATTCTGTATACCAAACAGCCAGAAAGCGATTACCTGGATGCAGCTCTGATCACAGTTCTTCAGATTCACTTGACTGAGCCAGAGGGTGACATTCTTCTCTTCTTGACGGGTCAGGAAGAAATCGATTCTGCGTGCCAGTCTCTCTACGAGAGAATGAAAAATCTGGGTAAAAACGTTCCTGAACTCATCATACTACCTGTTTACAGTGCCCTACCTAGTGAAATGCAGTCTAGAATATttgatcctcctcctcctggtACCCGGAAAGTGGTTGTAGCTACAAATATTGCAGAAGCCTCTTTGACGATAGATGGAATTTATTATGTTGTTGATCCTGGGTTTGCAAAGCAGAACGTGTATAATCCAAAGCAAGGACTAGAGTCGCTTGTCATCACTCCAATCTCACAGGCATCGGCGAAGCAGAGGGCTGGACGTGCTGGTCGTACTGGTCCCGGGAAATGTTACCGTCTCTACACAGAGAGCGCATACCGTAATGAGATGCCTCCTACATCAATCCCTGAAATCCAGAGGATTAACCTTGGAATGACAACCCTGACCATGAAAGCAATGGGCATTAATGACCTGTTGTCGTTTGATTTCATGGATCCGCCACAACCGCAAGCGTTGATCTCTGCTATGGAACAGTTGTACAGCCTGGGAGCTTTGGATGAGGAAGGACTGTTGACAAAGCTAGGTAGAAAAATGGCTGAGTTTCCTCTTGAACCACCGCTCTCTAAGATGTTGCTAGCGAGTGTTGATCTTGGGTGCAGCGATGAGATTTTAACGATGATTGCTATGATCCAGACGGGAAACATATTTTATAGACCGAGGGAGAAGCAAGCTCAAGCAGACCAAAAGAGGGCAAAGTTTTTCCAGCCTGAAGGTGACCACTTGACATTGCTAGCTGTATATGAAGCTTGGAAAGCTAAGAACTTCTCAGGTCCATGGTGTTTTGAGAACTTCATACAGTCAAGATCACTACGACGTGCTCAAGACGTTAGGAAACAGCTTCTCAGCATTATGGACAA ATATAAACTAGACGTGGTGAGTGCGGGAAAGAACTTCACGAAGATAAGGAAAGCGATCACAGCAGGATTCTTCTTCCATGGAGCAAGAAAAGATCCGCAGGAAGGTTACAGGACGCTTGTGGAGAATCAACCTGTTTACATACACCCGAGCAGTGCATTGTTCCAGAGACAACCAGATTGGGTGATATATCACGATCTTGTGATGACGACCAAGGAGTACATGCGAGAAGTGACCGTGATTGACCCGAAGTGGCTTGTtgagctagctccaaggttttTCAAAGTGGCTGATCCAACCCATATGAGCAAGCGTAAGCGCCAGGAACGCATAGAGCCTTTGTATGATCGTTATCACGAGCCCAACTCATGGCGTCTCAGTAAAAGACGTGCTTGA